A stretch of the Marinobacter sp. JH2 genome encodes the following:
- a CDS encoding ATP-binding protein, producing MMKLQVSAHEPVTNVITAVAQEAQSRGVAGALVHDLKVIVDEIHANLKMHVAADNPELKWLLVVEVGVECLDLVVEYPGPYFDPTNSKLMADDTLGSRADGGMGLHLISALSDEFHYNYQDGINTMIVRWNLKRDSKENLLCR from the coding sequence ATGATGAAACTACAAGTAAGTGCGCATGAGCCGGTCACCAATGTGATAACAGCAGTGGCACAAGAGGCTCAGAGCCGAGGTGTAGCGGGAGCCTTGGTACATGACCTCAAAGTCATTGTTGATGAAATTCATGCCAATCTCAAAATGCATGTGGCCGCGGATAATCCAGAGTTGAAATGGTTGTTAGTGGTTGAAGTCGGTGTGGAATGTTTAGACTTGGTGGTCGAATACCCCGGCCCATACTTTGACCCAACCAATTCAAAGCTTATGGCCGATGACACTTTGGGGTCACGAGCCGACGGGGGAATGGGGCTGCATCTGATCTCCGCTCTTAGTGATGAATTTCACTATAATTACCAGGATGGTATCAATACCATGATTGTCAGATGGAACTTGAAACGCGACTCAAAGGAAAACCTGTTATGTCGTTAG
- a CDS encoding peptidoglycan-binding domain-containing protein has product MLRKSYWLPVLAITVAGCALEPQTEERTVSGIYSYEVDPRRTVEPKVVKTSGTQAETPARAPRRQADEAAVEPAEPDVRAESQTPDNEPGAKSVSVSDSKPEVAGERMIGEPVMDIQPGQCWVYAQIHPRSVEDNLEVKVRDSEVRLEVTPAEFRRGLKKVVTKQGTKTYRVKPATYKEVVEKVEIKPETTRLVVEPAVYEDVEEEVVLEEARTELEPCRTSGAAAYARASSAFGFCAKEIPAKTKTVSVTKLVKPETTRTEVIPAEYKTVTRWEVDEPAEVIPVTMQDETDALEIAELVKPAKTVQQEVPAEVLSMNVRRYEGKPKIVARQAVCDRNLTSEMVLKMQQRLANLGYAPGVHDGLLGPATLDALTFYQRENGLASGAITIETLEHLELME; this is encoded by the coding sequence GTGTTACGTAAATCTTATTGGTTACCCGTATTGGCTATCACCGTTGCAGGGTGTGCATTAGAGCCCCAAACCGAGGAGCGGACCGTTAGTGGTATCTACTCTTATGAGGTGGATCCGCGTAGAACCGTAGAACCTAAGGTTGTAAAAACGTCGGGTACTCAGGCCGAAACACCTGCGAGAGCTCCCCGTCGCCAAGCGGATGAAGCCGCAGTGGAGCCTGCGGAGCCGGACGTGCGCGCAGAAAGCCAGACACCCGATAACGAGCCCGGGGCCAAGAGCGTATCGGTGTCTGACTCTAAGCCCGAAGTAGCGGGTGAGCGCATGATTGGCGAACCAGTGATGGATATCCAGCCAGGCCAGTGTTGGGTCTACGCGCAAATCCATCCTCGTTCTGTGGAAGACAATCTCGAAGTTAAGGTTAGAGACTCTGAGGTGCGGCTAGAAGTGACTCCGGCCGAATTCCGCCGTGGGTTGAAAAAGGTCGTAACCAAGCAGGGCACCAAGACCTATCGTGTTAAGCCGGCAACCTACAAAGAAGTGGTGGAAAAGGTCGAAATTAAGCCGGAAACCACGCGTTTGGTGGTAGAGCCTGCGGTCTATGAAGACGTTGAAGAAGAAGTCGTGTTGGAAGAGGCTCGCACCGAGCTTGAGCCTTGCCGTACTTCGGGTGCCGCCGCCTATGCCCGAGCGTCTTCTGCCTTCGGTTTTTGCGCTAAAGAAATTCCCGCCAAAACGAAAACGGTCAGTGTAACCAAGCTAGTGAAGCCCGAAACAACCCGTACGGAAGTGATCCCTGCTGAGTACAAAACCGTCACTCGTTGGGAAGTTGATGAGCCGGCCGAAGTTATTCCGGTCACCATGCAAGACGAGACCGACGCTCTCGAAATTGCAGAGTTGGTCAAGCCTGCTAAAACGGTTCAGCAGGAAGTACCTGCTGAAGTGCTTTCAATGAACGTAAGGCGCTACGAAGGTAAGCCGAAGATCGTTGCCAGACAAGCGGTGTGTGATCGCAATCTAACCAGCGAAATGGTGCTAAAAATGCAGCAACGCCTGGCGAATCTAGGTTATGCCCCTGGTGTGCATGACGGGCTTCTTGGTCCGGCAACCCTAGACGCGCTCACGTTCTATCAGCGGGAAAATGGATTAGCCTCTGGTGCAATTACGATTGAAACACTAGAGCACCTTGAACTAATGGAATAA
- a CDS encoding XdhC family protein, with protein MQPLDIQVVEQAIRWCKADESFWLCTVLSTFGSSPRAPGSWLIAKANGDHCGSLSGGCVEEDFLARLSEGEFQGRLNRVRYGASDTPDNPRVSLPCGGVLDVLVEYWPANDHTLEHFLALKNALEGAGALVRNLCFESGDVDLIPDESLGNKVEVDRNEQRVRLRVGPVSRLVIAGLSPVSTVCASFAHSLGFEVIVCDPRPEEVRHFNVPGVTLRQELPSVWIAREGCHRATAVVALTHDPKIDDTALIEAIKTDAFYIGVMGSQRTSEKRRERLLRIGGLTDAQADRIHMPIGLNIGSKTPAEIALSVMADVVRVREGVTAPALHPA; from the coding sequence ATGCAGCCGTTGGATATTCAGGTGGTTGAGCAAGCCATCCGCTGGTGCAAAGCCGATGAAAGCTTCTGGCTGTGCACCGTGCTGAGCACCTTCGGCTCATCCCCACGAGCACCCGGCTCCTGGTTAATCGCGAAAGCCAATGGCGACCATTGTGGCTCGCTTTCTGGTGGCTGCGTAGAGGAGGATTTCCTTGCCCGACTGAGCGAGGGAGAGTTCCAAGGGCGCCTGAACCGGGTCCGATACGGTGCCTCAGACACCCCTGATAACCCAAGAGTCAGCCTCCCCTGCGGCGGCGTGCTAGACGTACTGGTGGAATACTGGCCCGCAAATGACCACACTCTTGAGCACTTCCTGGCACTCAAAAATGCGCTAGAAGGTGCAGGCGCTCTGGTTCGCAACTTGTGTTTCGAATCCGGTGACGTTGACCTCATCCCGGATGAAAGCTTGGGCAACAAAGTTGAAGTAGATCGAAACGAGCAACGCGTGCGCCTGCGTGTGGGCCCGGTTTCACGACTGGTGATAGCGGGGCTTTCACCGGTATCGACTGTGTGCGCCAGTTTTGCCCACAGTCTTGGGTTCGAGGTGATCGTCTGTGACCCCCGGCCCGAGGAAGTTCGACATTTCAATGTGCCAGGCGTTACCTTGCGCCAGGAACTCCCGTCTGTCTGGATTGCCCGGGAAGGCTGTCACCGGGCAACCGCAGTGGTTGCACTTACCCACGATCCCAAGATCGACGATACTGCGCTCATTGAGGCGATCAAAACCGACGCTTTCTACATTGGCGTGATGGGATCTCAACGGACATCTGAAAAGCGTCGGGAGCGACTGTTGCGAATTGGCGGGTTAACGGACGCCCAAGCTGATCGTATTCACATGCCCATCGGCTTAAACATCGGAAGTAAAACGCCCGCCGAGATCGCCCTTTCGGTGATGGCGGACGTTGTCAGAGTGCGCGAAGGCGTTACGGCGCCTGCATTGCATCCAGCTTAG
- a CDS encoding pilus assembly protein TadG-related protein: protein MMPFLLVAIAIAATLAMDAARLYSVRGEMQSVVNAAATAAADEAMACGVGDVSLMRARALTAAKQAGFDGDSSELEVIVGLLETGDSTTSELQFKATPPNQSNAAVVRYTRKERVSWLLPETFFEPVEISVNAAARKELYATLSANSSTVKVTNGLLGNLLGGVLGQSNYSLDPTSLASLESTLLGVGDLLTNLGVNNVTALLDRPLIEVLDAVVDVVGGVTSPVGGLVDDLTEASGLDGLKLSSVLEVKGDKEAARSAEFPLYDFIMSVVLNSAHQLGKTTGTGLLGLDIDASANPALKPLLDNGLLGDLDLSLKLGVDNPAPVVIGPARQGSDNKWMTELHSSDVSLEALVDLELSIGFIGDLISGLTLGLVKVELLDSIRVPLAVKVGGGRAEFVGAGCARGSSNDIDIEVLAHPSVASIDTGTIQSDGEVAREPIHATLLKLALLGQPLLNLCVDADLGVNIPVAEQTHTLTGVPLYCPDGQCAKKLTNSQPTWIQGLDLDIENLALDCGEPSALSILNPIIELLEPVVEVLVNLVTTVLLQGIVSPLLMALGVDLSGLEITMTGADQLSTQLIENVELQN, encoded by the coding sequence ATGATGCCTTTTTTGTTGGTCGCTATTGCCATAGCAGCGACCTTGGCGATGGATGCAGCACGCCTATACAGCGTTAGGGGCGAAATGCAATCTGTCGTGAACGCGGCGGCAACGGCTGCGGCAGACGAGGCGATGGCCTGTGGTGTCGGAGATGTCAGCCTGATGCGCGCACGCGCTTTAACTGCAGCGAAACAAGCAGGATTCGACGGAGACAGCAGTGAACTGGAAGTGATTGTCGGCTTGCTTGAAACAGGTGATTCCACTACCAGTGAACTCCAATTTAAAGCAACCCCCCCAAACCAAAGCAATGCGGCCGTCGTTCGCTACACCCGAAAAGAACGGGTGTCATGGCTGCTTCCTGAGACCTTTTTCGAGCCGGTTGAGATCTCGGTGAACGCCGCAGCTCGAAAAGAACTTTATGCAACTTTGAGCGCCAACAGTTCAACGGTAAAAGTGACCAATGGACTTCTCGGGAACCTGCTTGGAGGAGTCCTGGGCCAAAGCAATTATTCTCTTGATCCCACGAGTTTAGCGAGCCTTGAGTCGACATTGTTGGGAGTCGGTGATCTTCTAACTAATCTCGGAGTTAACAATGTGACGGCGTTGCTGGACCGCCCCTTGATAGAGGTGCTGGACGCCGTCGTTGATGTTGTTGGCGGGGTGACATCGCCAGTGGGTGGTCTCGTTGATGATTTAACGGAGGCATCAGGCCTTGACGGGCTCAAGCTATCCTCCGTGCTCGAGGTTAAGGGAGATAAAGAGGCAGCCCGGAGTGCTGAGTTTCCCCTTTACGATTTCATTATGAGTGTTGTCCTGAATAGCGCGCATCAGCTAGGAAAGACAACTGGCACTGGTTTACTTGGATTGGATATCGATGCCAGTGCAAATCCGGCCTTAAAACCGTTGTTGGATAATGGGTTGTTGGGTGATCTTGACCTTTCATTAAAGCTAGGTGTGGATAATCCGGCTCCGGTAGTGATTGGTCCTGCACGTCAAGGAAGTGATAACAAATGGATGACAGAGCTTCATTCGTCGGACGTGTCTTTGGAAGCGCTTGTCGATTTAGAACTCTCCATTGGCTTTATCGGCGACTTGATATCGGGCTTAACCCTTGGGCTAGTTAAGGTAGAACTGCTGGATAGCATTCGTGTTCCGCTGGCGGTCAAAGTAGGTGGTGGTCGCGCCGAGTTTGTGGGTGCTGGCTGCGCTCGTGGCAGCAGTAATGATATCGACATTGAAGTTTTGGCTCACCCGTCAGTGGCCAGTATAGACACCGGGACGATTCAGTCTGACGGTGAAGTTGCGAGAGAGCCGATTCACGCAACGCTGTTAAAGCTTGCGTTGTTAGGTCAGCCCTTGCTTAACTTATGTGTGGATGCCGATCTTGGTGTAAATATCCCGGTTGCTGAGCAAACGCATACGTTAACCGGCGTACCGTTGTATTGCCCAGACGGGCAATGTGCCAAGAAGTTGACTAATAGTCAGCCAACCTGGATACAGGGACTAGATCTGGATATCGAGAATCTGGCCTTGGATTGCGGAGAACCTAGTGCTCTTAGCATTTTGAATCCAATTATTGAATTACTTGAGCCGGTAGTGGAAGTGTTGGTGAATCTTGTGACCACGGTGTTACTTCAAGGGATCGTATCACCCCTGTTGATGGCCTTGGGAGTGGACCTCTCTGGCTTGGAAATTACCATGACAGGTGCAGATCAGCTTAGTACTCAGCTGATTGAGAACGTAGAACTTCAAAACTGA
- a CDS encoding STAS domain-containing protein: protein MSLEISVIQKSDEALGLKLDGSVDSDTAPELEATLDDMVHPSVTYLALNMSGVSFISSAGLRVVFKMLKKMKARDGQLMVTEMNPGVEKVFEVVKLMPDLSVFGSSEEMDEYLTSLQKQQNC, encoded by the coding sequence ATGTCGTTAGAAATTTCGGTGATTCAGAAGAGTGATGAAGCATTAGGGCTGAAGCTGGATGGTTCAGTAGACAGCGACACCGCACCGGAGCTGGAGGCAACGTTGGATGATATGGTTCATCCATCGGTCACCTATCTGGCGTTGAACATGTCGGGTGTCAGTTTTATCAGTTCAGCTGGGCTGCGGGTTGTCTTCAAAATGCTGAAGAAAATGAAAGCACGAGACGGACAGCTTATGGTGACCGAAATGAACCCCGGTGTGGAGAAGGTGTTTGAGGTGGTTAAGCTCATGCCGGATCTTTCGGTGTTTGGTAGCTCCGAAGAGATGGACGAGTACCTGACATCCCTACAGAAGCAACAGAATTGTTAA
- a CDS encoding SpoIIE family protein phosphatase encodes MLPDALVLPLLGLVLAIAALVLLVHLRFRKREAERYQSLASRLQEFRRQYNSSLEDSRALLNKLPDVVLIFERQWPKLLFANRQALELFGCSSEQELMDNVFSQPDAWLPAPNSLLDFEDFLSGARDLGVERREWRFSVGPDQSLWMDCEITLTVFAGEPAMIFSGVNIHHRKLQSIADNLRQRALFSVNDGSSLHAIIERVSKLLEAQIPGTHCVISLYDEQKDSLMTQEGGGFATAFCSEVPSVSARYGATSIGSAAQTRQSVICESPIDDLQWQGYGDVLRSLKVASAWSEPVLGEAGDLQAVITLFSEVPKRPDNEMIGHFSFGVSLIGLAIEREQWRRELEASSENERYVREVSVSIVNVPSEGFSAGLANVIQGVQSKYDLGSIEVWRVDSERNLIVPVASTDSEIDERAEGREQLSIARERFSDLFPSQEPKYVTPQDDLYGLLKTHKKSKPVLIVPLHSDSLKGYLLGFLVVESKFQYVEKSTIEHLSVIGSVMKTSLINQRLVEHLADTADTERRARKKLESELAVAKSIQMSMVPGSGSYVKELRNWRIESWLQPASAVGGDLYEVIPLSRGRFLAAVGDVSDKGVPAALFMAKTISLLNFLAHNKDGDLKDITAALNQELCRGNEACMFVTLVMVLVDKETGSAEMINAGHTMPMQRFSDQLPNLWSGETIAPLGLYENIEPVTERLEIPAGGSLVLYSDGVTEAFDAAGEEFGEQRLLSLGGRPRSYEECFLTNIRERLVEYTAGAEQSDDITIMILSRQG; translated from the coding sequence ATGCTGCCAGATGCACTAGTGTTGCCGTTGTTGGGTTTGGTTTTAGCCATTGCAGCTCTTGTGCTTCTGGTGCATTTACGTTTTCGAAAAAGGGAAGCTGAACGATATCAATCGTTAGCTTCCCGTCTTCAAGAGTTTCGCCGTCAATATAACTCCTCCCTGGAAGACAGCCGTGCGCTGTTAAATAAGCTGCCCGACGTTGTCCTGATTTTTGAGCGGCAATGGCCAAAACTTTTGTTCGCTAACCGGCAGGCGTTAGAGCTCTTTGGTTGCAGCAGTGAGCAAGAGTTGATGGATAATGTGTTTAGCCAGCCCGATGCCTGGTTGCCTGCTCCAAACAGTCTTCTGGACTTTGAAGATTTTTTATCGGGCGCGCGCGATCTAGGCGTTGAACGCAGAGAGTGGCGTTTTTCAGTGGGTCCTGATCAGAGCCTTTGGATGGACTGTGAGATAACGCTCACGGTATTTGCCGGTGAGCCGGCCATGATCTTCTCTGGCGTAAATATCCATCATCGAAAGTTACAAAGTATTGCCGATAACTTACGTCAACGAGCACTGTTCAGTGTGAACGATGGTAGCTCTCTCCATGCCATCATTGAGCGGGTATCCAAGCTACTTGAAGCTCAGATTCCCGGCACACACTGCGTTATTTCTCTCTATGACGAGCAAAAAGATAGTCTGATGACTCAGGAGGGCGGTGGATTCGCCACGGCTTTTTGTTCTGAAGTACCCTCAGTGTCGGCTCGTTACGGTGCCACATCAATTGGCTCTGCTGCTCAGACTCGCCAGAGTGTGATTTGCGAATCTCCGATCGATGACCTGCAGTGGCAGGGCTATGGAGATGTTCTTCGGTCTTTAAAAGTTGCCTCAGCATGGTCTGAGCCCGTATTGGGAGAGGCCGGCGATCTGCAAGCTGTGATAACACTCTTCAGCGAGGTGCCCAAGCGGCCGGACAACGAAATGATCGGTCACTTCTCGTTTGGGGTTTCGTTAATTGGCCTGGCGATTGAACGGGAGCAATGGCGTCGTGAGCTGGAAGCGTCCTCTGAGAACGAGCGCTACGTTCGAGAGGTGAGCGTTTCAATAGTGAACGTTCCTTCTGAGGGGTTCTCGGCGGGGCTGGCGAACGTGATTCAAGGCGTTCAATCGAAATACGATCTGGGTTCGATCGAGGTTTGGCGAGTAGATTCGGAACGAAATCTAATTGTTCCCGTTGCCAGCACAGACAGTGAAATTGACGAACGTGCAGAAGGGCGCGAGCAGCTGTCCATTGCACGGGAACGATTCAGCGATTTGTTCCCAAGCCAAGAGCCGAAATACGTTACTCCCCAAGACGATTTGTACGGATTGCTGAAAACCCACAAAAAATCCAAACCGGTGTTGATTGTGCCGCTTCACAGTGACTCTTTGAAAGGGTATCTGTTGGGTTTTTTGGTTGTTGAGTCAAAATTTCAGTATGTTGAGAAGTCGACGATTGAGCATCTGAGTGTGATTGGTTCGGTGATGAAAACGAGCCTTATCAACCAGCGTTTGGTTGAGCATTTAGCCGATACTGCAGATACCGAACGCCGGGCTAGAAAGAAGTTGGAAAGCGAGCTAGCGGTCGCCAAAAGCATTCAGATGTCGATGGTTCCGGGTAGCGGCTCGTATGTCAAAGAACTTCGTAACTGGAGAATAGAGTCCTGGTTGCAGCCAGCCAGCGCTGTGGGAGGCGACCTGTACGAGGTCATTCCATTATCGAGAGGGCGGTTTCTTGCCGCGGTTGGTGATGTCTCAGATAAAGGCGTCCCAGCCGCACTGTTCATGGCCAAAACCATTAGTTTGTTGAATTTTCTGGCTCATAACAAAGATGGTGATTTAAAGGATATTACAGCAGCGTTGAACCAAGAGCTTTGCCGGGGAAATGAGGCGTGCATGTTCGTCACCTTAGTGATGGTGCTCGTTGATAAGGAGACCGGTAGCGCAGAGATGATTAACGCAGGGCACACTATGCCGATGCAGCGATTTAGTGACCAGCTGCCGAATCTTTGGAGCGGTGAGACTATTGCTCCTCTTGGACTGTATGAAAATATAGAACCGGTTACGGAGCGTCTGGAAATCCCCGCCGGTGGAAGCCTTGTACTATACTCCGATGGAGTCACGGAAGCTTTCGATGCTGCTGGCGAAGAATTTGGAGAGCAGCGACTTTTGAGTCTTGGTGGTAGACCGCGCAGTTACGAAGAGTGTTTTTTGACCAATATTCGTGAGCGTTTGGTGGAGTATACGGCTGGGGCGGAGCAGTCCGACGACATAACAATAATGATATTGAGCCGCCAGGGATGA
- a CDS encoding AraC family transcriptional regulator, producing the protein MRKDIQRKQSTQTSQWPVPADSVRYVIPEPIVRLLASHDLTRELYPLAFGHYRKAVGHHMHREHHRDNLLVYCTDGNAFLNVEGVPYTVGSGDLLLLPAGASHRYTADPNNPWSIHWAHYSGPLAEAFQQHMGFTNGTYIRHLGRQPRLLVDFNGLLSVRQTGYRTQGLIHASNRLRQLLAAVPINADETGQVRQAELEVIHNYMREHLEERLTLNELAELAGRSPAHFATRYREQTGTAPIQHFLHLKVERACELLDTTSQTFADISRQLGYDDAYYFSRLFKKVMGKSPSDYRHTARH; encoded by the coding sequence AACGAAAGCAATCGACCCAAACATCGCAATGGCCGGTTCCTGCGGACAGCGTTAGATACGTGATCCCGGAACCAATCGTTCGCCTTCTCGCCAGTCATGACCTGACCCGAGAGCTTTACCCGCTTGCCTTTGGCCACTACCGTAAGGCCGTCGGTCATCACATGCACAGGGAACATCACCGAGACAATCTTTTGGTTTACTGCACGGATGGAAACGCGTTCCTGAACGTAGAAGGAGTGCCTTATACCGTCGGCTCTGGCGACCTACTGTTATTGCCTGCCGGGGCCAGTCACCGGTACACCGCCGATCCGAACAATCCATGGTCCATTCACTGGGCCCACTACTCTGGCCCGCTAGCGGAAGCGTTTCAGCAACACATGGGCTTCACCAATGGCACCTACATTCGCCACCTGGGCCGACAACCCCGTTTGCTGGTGGACTTCAACGGCTTGCTGTCGGTACGCCAAACAGGCTACCGCACCCAAGGGCTGATTCACGCCAGCAACCGCTTGCGACAACTGCTGGCGGCCGTACCGATCAATGCCGACGAAACCGGGCAAGTGCGGCAGGCTGAACTTGAGGTTATTCATAACTACATGCGGGAACACCTTGAAGAACGGCTGACACTGAATGAGCTGGCTGAACTTGCCGGCCGATCACCCGCGCATTTTGCCACCCGCTATCGCGAGCAAACCGGCACCGCACCCATACAGCACTTTCTACACCTGAAAGTAGAGCGCGCTTGCGAACTGTTGGACACTACCAGCCAAACTTTTGCAGATATCAGCCGCCAACTGGGCTACGACGATGCGTACTACTTTTCCCGTCTGTTCAAAAAAGTCATGGGGAAATCGCCCAGCGACTACCGGCACACGGCAAGACATTGA
- a CDS encoding CocE/NonD family hydrolase → MQKKSVWMSGMLVLTLALVGCGGDSSDNPADAASLKVTPELETESPSNASELPQPVRQIMTLGNRQSESRLVNVMADDGRQWQPYERAPEFTHMVALDDQTITMSDGTKLFVKVAVPGFGEGEAAPGSFPVVLTQTSYNTSLGQYVQQIGGANEFLVKRGYAHVVVDVRGTGNSGGNWAAFDEREQQDYLEVLNWVVDQDWAQDRIGLEGISYLGITAVLTAQHNHPAVKAAFPIVPIGDGYRDIVFTGGNVNATFIPLWLGMVTGFGLIPAEMAAVDPEAFMKAIPERILGALTGFQVPTIVKALTGEPETAYDGDFWAIRSPLEGVDKINVPTFIVGGLFDLFQRSEPLWFEQLNGRVDTKLLIGPWDHIGAAGVGFMGGDEADQHGVPDLDTLRLQWFDEYVLELDTGVQNQPDVTQYVLGLGEYDTTSHWPHPDMQAERFYLSPAENFVGGGVGQMQSQAPADAGKAVVFQHPLNGLCSSSLDQWTAGLGGMLPLPCVQDNSLAELAAAKYELQAGENGLYLNGPMQADLWVSTTAQDVQVSVRLDIVNPNGTTTPITNGLMTAGLNSVDETRSRFVNGEMIQPWHTFRLDDVQPYESGEVRKVSVEIFASSAYVPPGSSLRVSVNTSNIAQGLPPLLTALNSLLGAMTLHTGPETPSSVVLPVVPSAKLDAMQAP, encoded by the coding sequence ATGCAAAAAAAATCTGTTTGGATGTCCGGGATGTTGGTGCTCACGTTGGCGCTCGTCGGTTGCGGAGGGGACTCGTCAGACAATCCTGCTGACGCCGCAAGCTTAAAGGTAACACCTGAGCTAGAAACAGAATCGCCATCCAATGCATCAGAACTCCCGCAGCCTGTCCGGCAAATAATGACCTTGGGCAACCGCCAATCGGAGTCTCGTCTTGTGAATGTCATGGCCGATGACGGGCGACAGTGGCAGCCCTATGAGCGGGCACCGGAGTTTACCCATATGGTCGCCTTGGATGACCAAACGATCACCATGTCTGACGGAACTAAGTTGTTTGTGAAAGTTGCCGTCCCCGGTTTCGGCGAAGGCGAGGCGGCTCCCGGCTCGTTTCCTGTGGTGCTCACACAGACGTCCTATAACACGTCGTTGGGGCAGTACGTGCAACAAATTGGTGGTGCTAACGAGTTTCTCGTCAAGCGTGGTTATGCCCATGTGGTTGTAGACGTTCGTGGCACCGGCAACTCTGGTGGTAATTGGGCAGCGTTTGATGAGCGTGAGCAGCAAGATTATCTGGAAGTGCTGAACTGGGTAGTAGATCAAGACTGGGCCCAAGACCGTATTGGCCTGGAGGGGATTTCCTATTTGGGTATTACCGCGGTACTGACCGCTCAGCATAACCATCCAGCGGTAAAGGCAGCGTTCCCAATTGTTCCAATCGGCGACGGGTATCGAGACATTGTCTTTACCGGTGGTAACGTGAACGCCACGTTCATTCCGCTCTGGCTTGGTATGGTGACTGGTTTTGGGCTTATTCCGGCGGAGATGGCGGCGGTTGATCCCGAAGCCTTTATGAAGGCGATACCTGAACGCATATTGGGTGCTTTGACCGGCTTTCAGGTGCCCACGATTGTTAAGGCCCTGACCGGTGAGCCTGAAACGGCATACGACGGCGATTTTTGGGCGATTCGCTCTCCGCTTGAAGGGGTCGATAAAATCAACGTGCCTACCTTTATTGTGGGTGGGTTGTTCGATCTGTTTCAGCGAAGCGAGCCGCTCTGGTTTGAACAGTTGAACGGGCGAGTAGACACCAAACTGTTGATTGGCCCCTGGGATCACATTGGTGCCGCGGGTGTCGGTTTTATGGGCGGTGACGAGGCAGATCAGCACGGTGTGCCGGATCTGGACACTTTGCGCCTGCAATGGTTTGACGAGTACGTTTTGGAGCTGGACACCGGCGTTCAAAATCAGCCAGATGTTACCCAGTATGTGCTCGGGCTAGGCGAATACGACACAACCAGCCATTGGCCTCACCCGGATATGCAGGCGGAGCGCTTCTATCTGAGTCCCGCTGAAAATTTTGTGGGTGGTGGAGTTGGCCAGATGCAGTCTCAGGCGCCTGCAGATGCCGGTAAAGCAGTGGTGTTCCAGCACCCATTAAACGGACTGTGCTCGTCCAGTCTTGACCAGTGGACGGCAGGGTTGGGCGGCATGCTTCCTCTTCCGTGCGTTCAAGACAATTCGTTGGCAGAACTCGCAGCCGCCAAATATGAGCTGCAGGCTGGCGAAAATGGCCTGTATCTGAATGGCCCCATGCAAGCTGATCTGTGGGTTTCGACCACCGCCCAAGATGTGCAGGTTTCTGTGAGGTTAGACATTGTTAACCCGAACGGCACCACCACCCCGATAACGAACGGTTTGATGACAGCAGGCCTGAACTCGGTGGATGAAACGCGCTCTCGGTTCGTGAACGGGGAAATGATTCAGCCTTGGCATACCTTCCGCCTGGACGACGTTCAGCCCTATGAGTCCGGAGAGGTACGTAAGGTGTCAGTGGAAATCTTCGCGAGCAGTGCCTATGTGCCGCCGGGATCAAGTTTGAGAGTGTCGGTGAATACCAGCAATATTGCGCAAGGTCTGCCGCCGCTGCTTACCGCTCTCAATTCGTTACTGGGCGCAATGACATTGCACACCGGCCCCGAAACGCCTTCGAGCGTGGTTCTGCCCGTAGTTCCCTCGGCTAAGCTGGATGCAATGCAGGCGCCGTAA